Proteins found in one Alteromonas macleodii genomic segment:
- a CDS encoding Grx4 family monothiol glutaredoxin, producing MDNTENQSTLDRIKQQIEENPILLYMKGSPKLPSCGFSSQASQALMSCGEPFAYVDILQNPDIRAELPKYANWPTFPQLWVEGELVGGCDIIIEMFQQNELQPLIKETAEKYKEEE from the coding sequence ATGGATAATACTGAAAATCAATCAACGCTAGATAGAATCAAGCAGCAAATCGAAGAAAACCCAATTTTGTTGTATATGAAAGGTTCTCCTAAGCTACCTAGCTGTGGCTTTTCTTCACAAGCATCACAAGCGTTGATGTCATGTGGCGAACCATTTGCTTATGTAGATATTCTACAAAACCCTGATATTCGTGCTGAACTGCCTAAATACGCAAACTGGCCTACATTCCCACAGCTATGGGTAGAAGGTGAGCTTGTTGGTGGTTGCGATATTATTATTGAAATGTTCCAGCAAAACGAACTTCAGCCGCTTATCAAAGAGACAGCTGAAAAATACAAAGAAGAAGAGTAA
- a CDS encoding TonB-dependent receptor plug domain-containing protein has translation MNTSLSLLTKNVRGVLAASAAFSVMATAPVYAQEAEESAKAEDYEQIAVVGSRAAPRSVADSAVPIDIISDEEFKQQGATDMVSMMQTVVPSFNVNDQPINDASTLVRPANLRGMASDHTLVLVNGKRRHRSAVITFLGGGLSDGAQGPDISVIPAAALKQVEVLRDGAAAQYGSDAIAGVINFVLNDASEGGTFEARYGSYYEGDGDMIQLSGNVGLPLSDKGFLNLSAEYRTADDTSRSVQRDDAAALIAAGNTFVADPAQIWGSPEIKHDIKLFANAGLELSDTSEAYIFGNFAEREVEGGFYFRNPHNRGGVNDGGFEEADVNGDGVLTTNEDGDINEGYQLLLVGDLTGDMSGNCPTGIRAGEIINGSTNYQGFNVLENTTYINQVLNNPDCFAFNEMLPGGFTPRFGGTVTDMSLVFGTKGELDNDITYDVSLNLGQNEVDFAISNTINPSLGPETPTSFSPGRYTQSEQTLDIDFTKPFDVGLYEPLFVATGFQYRNESYESVAGDTASYEIGPLATQGFGIGSNGFPGLAANSQGRVSRNNIALYIDAEAYITENFMLAGALRYEDFSDFGDTTKGKIAFRWQALENIAFRGAFSTGFKAPTLGQSNVRNVTTAFGTGGELIDRATLPPTDPVSQLKGGEQLTPEESESITFGVVADFENGLFITADYYNIELTDRISTASGIELTDDDIAALLAQGINDASSFQEISFFTNDFDTTTEGVDVVANYAMEMMGGETKFSLAYNWTSTEVDRASENISDFRIRMLEDNLPAVRYSATANHTNGDWRFLARLNYYGSIFEDHLDSALPIDKVGSEFTVDLEVAYNFTEEFTVTVGAKNAFDEYPDENTQYAGIAGSLYPTTSPIGINGGFYYLRGVYTF, from the coding sequence ATGAATACATCCTTGTCTTTATTGACTAAAAACGTGCGCGGCGTATTAGCTGCATCTGCGGCGTTTTCAGTAATGGCTACAGCGCCTGTTTATGCGCAAGAAGCAGAAGAGAGTGCTAAAGCTGAAGATTATGAACAAATCGCCGTCGTTGGTTCGCGCGCAGCGCCTCGCTCTGTAGCAGACTCAGCGGTTCCAATTGATATTATTTCTGACGAAGAGTTCAAGCAGCAGGGTGCCACAGATATGGTATCTATGATGCAAACTGTCGTTCCGTCTTTTAACGTAAACGACCAGCCAATCAACGATGCTTCAACGCTAGTTCGCCCTGCAAACCTGCGCGGTATGGCATCAGATCATACGCTAGTGCTTGTAAATGGTAAACGTCGTCACCGCTCTGCGGTTATCACTTTCTTAGGTGGCGGTCTTTCAGATGGTGCACAAGGTCCTGACATCTCTGTAATTCCTGCAGCGGCACTTAAGCAGGTGGAAGTACTGCGTGACGGTGCAGCGGCGCAATATGGTTCAGATGCTATTGCCGGTGTAATTAACTTCGTACTTAATGATGCGTCGGAAGGCGGTACATTTGAAGCCCGCTATGGCTCTTACTACGAAGGTGATGGCGACATGATTCAGCTGTCGGGTAACGTGGGTTTACCACTTTCTGACAAGGGCTTTCTTAACCTTTCAGCAGAATACCGTACTGCTGACGATACGTCTCGCAGCGTTCAGCGTGACGATGCAGCGGCGCTTATTGCGGCAGGCAACACTTTTGTAGCAGACCCTGCCCAGATTTGGGGTTCGCCTGAAATTAAGCATGACATCAAGCTTTTCGCTAACGCGGGACTAGAGCTTTCCGACACGTCAGAAGCTTATATATTTGGTAACTTTGCCGAGCGTGAGGTAGAAGGGGGCTTCTATTTCCGTAACCCGCATAACCGTGGTGGTGTGAACGACGGTGGCTTTGAGGAAGCAGATGTAAATGGTGACGGAGTTCTAACAACGAACGAAGATGGTGACATTAATGAAGGCTATCAGTTGCTACTCGTCGGTGACTTAACAGGCGATATGTCTGGCAACTGTCCAACCGGTATAAGAGCAGGCGAAATCATCAACGGTAGCACAAACTATCAAGGCTTCAATGTACTGGAAAATACTACATATATTAACCAAGTCTTGAACAACCCAGATTGCTTCGCGTTTAACGAAATGCTTCCAGGTGGCTTCACACCTCGCTTTGGCGGTACGGTAACCGATATGTCTCTTGTTTTTGGTACTAAAGGCGAGTTAGACAACGACATTACCTATGACGTAAGTTTAAACCTAGGTCAAAACGAAGTTGATTTTGCTATTAGTAACACTATCAACCCGTCGCTTGGCCCAGAAACGCCAACGTCATTCAGTCCAGGCCGTTACACACAGTCTGAGCAAACACTTGATATTGATTTTACAAAACCTTTCGATGTTGGTTTGTATGAGCCGCTATTCGTAGCGACTGGTTTCCAATACCGCAACGAAAGTTATGAGAGCGTTGCAGGTGATACTGCCTCTTATGAAATAGGTCCGCTGGCGACACAAGGCTTTGGCATTGGCTCAAATGGTTTCCCTGGCTTGGCGGCCAATAGCCAAGGTCGTGTGTCCCGCAACAACATCGCGCTTTACATTGATGCAGAAGCCTATATCACTGAAAACTTCATGCTAGCTGGTGCGCTACGTTACGAAGACTTCTCTGATTTTGGCGATACCACGAAAGGTAAAATTGCTTTCCGTTGGCAAGCGCTAGAGAACATTGCGTTCCGTGGTGCATTCTCAACAGGCTTTAAAGCGCCTACGCTTGGTCAAAGTAACGTTCGTAACGTAACCACAGCGTTCGGTACAGGTGGTGAGCTTATTGACCGTGCAACGTTACCGCCAACGGATCCGGTATCACAGCTTAAAGGTGGCGAGCAGCTAACACCTGAAGAGTCAGAAAGCATTACATTTGGTGTAGTAGCAGACTTTGAAAATGGTTTATTCATTACCGCTGACTACTACAACATTGAGCTGACTGACCGTATTAGTACGGCGTCTGGTATCGAGTTAACAGACGATGATATAGCTGCGCTTCTTGCGCAAGGCATTAATGATGCGTCTAGCTTCCAAGAGATCAGCTTCTTTACGAATGACTTCGATACAACGACAGAAGGTGTAGACGTTGTAGCGAACTACGCAATGGAAATGATGGGCGGTGAAACTAAGTTCTCACTTGCTTACAACTGGACGTCGACTGAAGTAGACCGCGCGTCAGAGAACATCTCTGACTTCCGTATTCGCATGCTAGAAGATAACCTTCCTGCAGTGCGCTACAGTGCAACAGCAAATCACACCAACGGTGACTGGCGCTTCCTTGCACGCTTGAACTATTACGGTAGCATCTTTGAAGATCACTTAGATTCTGCATTGCCTATTGATAAAGTAGGTTCAGAGTTTACTGTGGACTTAGAAGTGGCTTACAACTTCACTGAAGAGTTTACTGTAACGGTAGGCGCGAAAAACGCCTTTGATGAATACCCAGATGAGAATACACAATATGCCGGTATAGCAGGTTCGTTGTATCCAACTACCTCACCAATCGGTATTAACGGTGGCTTCTATTATCTAAGAGGTGTTTACACTTTTTAA
- a CDS encoding PrkA family serine protein kinase, protein MGIFEHYQSRYEERKQEEFTIGEFLEICKEDQTAYANAAERLLQAIGEPELIDTANDPALSRIFSNRVISRYPAFSEFYGMEEAIEQIVSYLKHAAQGLEEKKQILYLLGPVGGGKSSLAERLKELMQHVPIYMLKGSPVNDHPFCLFDVKEDGDILEKEYGIPKRYLKTIMSPWARKRLHEFNGDITQFKVVRVYPSVLDQVGIAKTEPGDENNQDISALVGKVDIRRLEQYAQNDPDAYSYSGSLCKANQGLMEFVEMFKAPIKVLHPLLTATQEGNYNPTEGFSALPFDGLILAHSNESEWQSFRNNKNNEAFLDRVYIVKVPYCLRVSEEIRIYKKLLDSSELSGAPCAPDTLECLAQFTVLSRLKEPENSSMFSKMRVYDGESLKDTDPKAKSYQEYRDYAGVDEGMEGLSTRFAFKILSRVFNFDHQEVAANPVHLFYVLERQIEREQFPQETADKYLEFLKGYLIPRYVEFIGKEIQTAYLESYSEYGQNLFDRYVTYADFWIQDQEYRDPETGQLFDRASLNAELEKTEKPAGISNPKDFRNEIVNFVLRARANNGGKNPAWTSYEKLRTVIEKKMFSNTEDLLPVISFNTKGSAEEQKKHDDFVNRMTEKGYTQKQVRLLCEWYLRVRKAS, encoded by the coding sequence ATGGGTATTTTTGAACACTATCAAAGTCGCTATGAAGAGCGAAAACAGGAAGAGTTCACCATTGGGGAGTTCCTTGAAATTTGTAAAGAGGATCAAACCGCTTATGCAAATGCAGCAGAACGTTTGTTACAAGCCATCGGTGAGCCAGAACTAATCGACACTGCCAACGACCCGGCGCTTAGCCGCATTTTCTCTAACCGCGTCATTTCTCGTTATCCAGCTTTTTCAGAATTCTATGGCATGGAAGAGGCCATTGAACAAATCGTCTCTTACCTCAAGCATGCCGCACAGGGTCTCGAGGAGAAGAAACAAATTCTTTATTTACTCGGCCCAGTTGGCGGCGGTAAATCGTCACTGGCCGAAAGACTTAAAGAGCTTATGCAGCATGTCCCTATATACATGCTTAAAGGCTCACCAGTGAATGATCATCCATTTTGCCTATTCGACGTCAAAGAAGATGGCGACATATTAGAAAAAGAATATGGCATTCCTAAGCGCTATCTGAAAACAATCATGTCACCATGGGCTCGTAAACGCCTTCATGAGTTCAATGGTGATATTACCCAGTTCAAAGTGGTTCGGGTTTATCCATCAGTGCTTGACCAAGTGGGCATAGCTAAAACCGAACCGGGAGATGAGAACAACCAAGATATTTCGGCTCTGGTGGGTAAGGTGGATATTCGTCGCCTAGAGCAATATGCACAAAATGACCCAGACGCTTACAGCTATTCAGGGTCTCTGTGTAAAGCCAACCAAGGCTTGATGGAATTTGTTGAAATGTTTAAAGCGCCAATTAAGGTGCTACATCCACTATTAACTGCCACCCAAGAAGGCAACTATAATCCAACTGAAGGCTTCTCTGCCCTTCCCTTCGACGGGTTGATACTGGCGCACTCGAACGAATCTGAGTGGCAATCGTTTAGAAACAATAAAAACAACGAAGCATTTTTAGACCGTGTTTATATTGTGAAAGTCCCGTACTGCTTAAGAGTAAGCGAAGAAATTCGCATTTATAAAAAATTACTCGATAGCAGTGAGCTTAGTGGCGCTCCCTGTGCACCTGACACTTTGGAGTGCTTAGCGCAGTTTACCGTGCTATCTCGTTTAAAAGAGCCTGAAAACTCCAGTATGTTTTCGAAAATGCGGGTCTATGACGGAGAAAGCTTAAAAGACACCGACCCGAAAGCGAAGTCTTATCAGGAATACAGAGATTACGCCGGTGTCGACGAAGGCATGGAGGGTTTATCCACCCGCTTTGCGTTTAAGATCCTTTCTCGCGTGTTTAATTTCGATCATCAAGAAGTGGCAGCGAATCCAGTTCATTTATTCTACGTGTTGGAACGTCAGATTGAGCGGGAACAGTTTCCTCAAGAAACCGCTGATAAGTATTTGGAGTTTTTGAAAGGCTACCTGATCCCCCGCTACGTGGAGTTCATAGGCAAAGAAATTCAAACCGCTTATTTAGAGTCATATTCTGAATACGGGCAGAACCTATTTGACCGCTATGTGACCTATGCTGATTTTTGGATCCAAGATCAGGAGTATCGCGACCCAGAAACCGGGCAACTGTTTGACAGAGCATCGCTTAATGCTGAGCTAGAGAAAACAGAAAAGCCCGCTGGCATCAGCAACCCGAAAGACTTCCGGAACGAAATCGTTAACTTTGTTTTGCGTGCCCGTGCGAATAACGGCGGAAAAAACCCAGCGTGGACAAGTTATGAAAAACTTCGCACCGTCATTGAGAAGAAGATGTTCTCTAACACGGAAGATTTACTGCCCGTTATTTCCTTTAACACCAAAGGCTCAGCAGAAGAGCAGAAAAAGCACGACGACTTTGTAAATCGTATGACCGAAAAAGGCTATACGCAAAAACAAGTTCGCTTGCTTTGTGAATGGTACCTACGCGTACGAAAAGCGTCATAG
- a CDS encoding RNA polymerase sigma factor, which yields MTSKSTVAETFLKYRSKLMRAVGSIVGADDIEDIVQEAFIKSYEAELKQEIQYERTYMLKTARNLALNHVAKAENKNKQLDDMDILPYELVGHSLEKNVESKERFIHFCRATDTLSADVKRVFLLKKVYGMRQKEIAELVGLSESTVEKHVAKGLMMCSRYLAELSNDSASPRATATATQDISSS from the coding sequence ATGACAAGCAAGTCGACAGTAGCTGAAACCTTTTTAAAATACCGCTCGAAGTTAATGCGCGCGGTAGGTTCTATTGTTGGCGCCGACGACATCGAAGATATCGTGCAAGAAGCTTTTATAAAAAGCTACGAAGCAGAATTAAAACAAGAAATACAATATGAGCGGACATATATGCTCAAGACAGCGCGTAACTTAGCGCTGAACCATGTTGCAAAAGCAGAAAACAAAAACAAGCAGCTAGACGACATGGATATTTTGCCTTACGAACTAGTGGGGCACAGTTTAGAAAAAAATGTAGAAAGTAAAGAGCGCTTTATTCATTTTTGCCGAGCGACAGACACGCTGTCTGCTGATGTAAAACGCGTATTTTTACTTAAAAAAGTATATGGCATGCGACAAAAAGAGATTGCAGAGCTTGTGGGGCTAAGCGAAAGCACCGTCGAAAAGCATGTCGCCAAAGGTTTAATGATGTGCTCTAGGTATTTAGCAGAGCTTTCAAATGACAGTGCATCTCCCCGTGCAACTGCTACCGCGACTCAGGACATAAGCAGTAGTTAA
- a CDS encoding FecR family protein — protein sequence MNNIRQFSSKEDIQEQACLWVSRLDRGLKSDEKVELDTWLAESNAHRQALLDAASLWDDMSVLNELSGLFPQPTARHTAKKRALPKNAVWGIAATFLVMAIAIGVIVQRTWLNSTPEFAAVSQKVQTGVGEQKNITLSDGSQLHLNTNSLVTVDFTSSARNIVLLKGEAHFEVAHDKTRPFSVTAGNNTVTAVGTAFNMQYVDDNAFELVVTDGKVLVKDRFKASSSNESLFGKRPVTEEGLLMFAGEKATVLGKVEARESMSQDEIDDDLAWQQGMIVFKGEPLESVLLEIGRYTPVRFHISDNSLRKRRVAGYFKVGDIDGLLSALESSFNITYEKVTETSIELKLAKS from the coding sequence ATGAATAATATTCGCCAGTTTTCAAGCAAAGAAGATATCCAAGAGCAAGCGTGCCTTTGGGTGAGCCGTCTCGATCGCGGTTTAAAAAGTGACGAAAAGGTAGAGTTAGACACATGGCTGGCAGAGAGCAATGCCCATCGCCAAGCTCTATTAGATGCCGCAAGCTTGTGGGATGATATGTCGGTGCTTAATGAATTAAGCGGCTTATTCCCACAACCGACAGCAAGACACACTGCTAAAAAACGCGCCCTACCGAAAAACGCTGTATGGGGTATTGCTGCCACGTTCTTGGTCATGGCAATTGCAATTGGCGTCATTGTTCAGCGCACATGGTTAAATAGCACGCCAGAATTTGCAGCTGTTAGCCAAAAAGTTCAGACGGGGGTCGGCGAACAGAAAAATATAACCTTATCCGATGGTTCGCAGCTTCATCTAAACACCAACTCTTTAGTAACGGTAGATTTCACATCAAGTGCACGTAATATTGTGCTTTTAAAAGGCGAAGCTCATTTTGAAGTGGCTCATGATAAAACCCGTCCATTTTCAGTTACCGCTGGAAACAATACTGTAACAGCAGTAGGTACCGCGTTTAATATGCAGTATGTTGACGACAACGCTTTTGAACTTGTTGTTACCGATGGCAAAGTATTAGTTAAAGACCGCTTTAAAGCATCATCTTCAAATGAATCACTTTTTGGTAAGCGCCCTGTTACAGAGGAAGGTTTGCTAATGTTTGCTGGGGAGAAAGCGACTGTTTTGGGCAAAGTAGAAGCCCGTGAAAGTATGTCGCAAGATGAGATTGATGATGATTTAGCATGGCAGCAGGGTATGATAGTTTTTAAAGGCGAGCCCCTTGAATCCGTGCTTCTAGAAATTGGGCGTTATACGCCAGTTCGTTTTCACATTTCTGACAATAGTTTACGTAAGCGCAGAGTGGCGGGCTATTTCAAAGTGGGCGACATAGACGGCTTGTTGTCGGCACTAGAAAGCAGCTTCAATATAACTTATGAGAAAGTTACAGAAACCAGTATTGAGCTTAAGCTAGCGAAAAGTTAA
- a CDS encoding YeaH/YhbH family protein: MAHFIDRRLNSKGKSTVNRQRFIKRYKQQIKRAVSDAVGKRSVTDLDSGEQISIPARDISEPIFHTGRGGSRDIVHPGNDQFTAGDKIDRPPGGGGKGAGEGDASNEGEGQDEFVFSISKDEYLDLLFEDLALPNLKKNQFDKVTQFETYRAGYQTDGVPSNLDIVRSLKGSVARRIALSGSDRKKLKELEEKLVMLVEDKHDNTLAINALKEEIEALKAKIARVPFIDTFDLRFKNYDKRPLPSSKAVMFCLMDVSGSMDQATKEMAKRFYILLYLFLSRTYENVDVVYIRHHTQAKEVDEQEFFYSQETGGTIVSSALKLMDEVVRERYSDGNWNIYAAQASDGDNWADDSPQCRDLLTTKLLPTTRYYAYIEITERQHQSLWREYEKVAATHDNFVCKHIQTQADIYPVFRELFKRSEQDAQQGA, translated from the coding sequence ATGGCGCATTTCATAGACCGAAGGTTAAACAGCAAAGGCAAGAGTACGGTAAACCGCCAGCGCTTTATTAAGCGTTACAAACAGCAGATAAAGCGTGCTGTGTCTGATGCAGTGGGCAAACGTTCTGTTACCGACTTAGATTCTGGCGAGCAAATTAGCATTCCAGCCAGAGATATTTCTGAACCTATTTTTCATACCGGGCGAGGTGGCAGTAGAGATATTGTCCACCCAGGTAACGACCAATTCACCGCAGGAGATAAAATTGACAGACCGCCAGGTGGCGGTGGTAAAGGCGCAGGTGAAGGGGACGCTAGCAATGAAGGAGAAGGGCAAGACGAGTTCGTATTTTCAATATCCAAAGACGAATATTTAGACTTACTATTTGAGGATTTAGCGCTTCCGAATTTAAAGAAAAATCAGTTCGATAAAGTCACCCAATTTGAAACCTACCGCGCGGGTTATCAGACCGATGGCGTACCGAGCAACCTTGATATTGTTCGTTCACTCAAAGGTTCTGTAGCAAGGCGTATTGCTCTAAGCGGAAGTGATAGAAAGAAACTCAAAGAACTTGAAGAAAAACTGGTAATGCTTGTAGAAGACAAGCACGACAATACGCTGGCTATTAATGCACTAAAAGAAGAAATAGAGGCACTTAAAGCAAAAATTGCTCGAGTGCCTTTTATCGACACCTTTGATTTGCGCTTTAAGAACTATGACAAGCGTCCCCTCCCCTCAAGTAAAGCCGTGATGTTTTGTTTAATGGATGTGTCTGGCTCTATGGACCAGGCCACTAAAGAAATGGCAAAACGCTTCTATATTTTGCTTTATCTATTTTTAAGTCGTACTTACGAAAACGTAGACGTGGTATACATTCGCCATCACACACAGGCTAAAGAAGTGGACGAGCAGGAGTTTTTCTACTCTCAAGAAACTGGCGGCACCATTGTTTCCAGTGCTTTAAAACTAATGGACGAAGTGGTTCGTGAGCGCTATAGCGACGGAAACTGGAATATCTATGCAGCACAAGCGTCTGACGGCGATAACTGGGCTGACGATTCGCCGCAATGCCGCGATTTGCTTACCACTAAACTGCTGCCGACCACCCGCTATTATGCCTATATCGAAATAACCGAAAGACAGCACCAAAGCTTGTGGCGTGAATACGAGAAAGTTGCCGCCACTCACGACAATTTTGTATGTAAGCACATACAAACCCAGGCCGACATCTATCCTGTGTTCAGAGAGCTGTTCAAACGCTCTGAGCAAGATGCGCAGCAAGGAGCCTAA
- the sodB gene encoding superoxide dismutase [Fe], with protein sequence MAFELPALPYEQNALEPHISAETLEYHYGKHHATYVTKLNGLVEGTDMENKSLEEIIKSSEGGVFNNAAQVWNHTFYWHCLSPNGGGEPTGALADAINAKWGSFADFQAAFNDKAVNNFGSSWTWLVKTADGSLDIVNTSNAETPISGDDLTPVLTVDLWEHAYYIDYRNARPKYLENFWALVNWEFASKNFA encoded by the coding sequence ATGGCTTTTGAACTACCAGCATTACCATACGAACAAAATGCACTAGAACCGCATATTTCTGCTGAAACGCTTGAGTACCACTATGGCAAGCACCACGCTACTTATGTAACTAAGCTTAACGGCCTAGTTGAAGGTACTGACATGGAAAACAAAAGCCTAGAAGAAATCATCAAATCTTCTGAAGGCGGTGTTTTCAATAACGCAGCGCAAGTTTGGAACCACACGTTCTACTGGCACTGCCTTAGCCCGAATGGCGGCGGCGAGCCTACTGGCGCACTAGCTGATGCGATTAACGCAAAATGGGGTTCATTTGCAGACTTCCAAGCAGCGTTTAACGACAAAGCAGTTAACAACTTCGGTTCTAGCTGGACATGGCTAGTTAAAACTGCAGACGGTAGCCTAGATATCGTCAACACTAGCAATGCAGAAACCCCTATTTCTGGCGATGATCTGACACCAGTACTTACTGTTGACCTTTGGGAGCACGCTTACTATATCGATTACCGTAACGCGCGTCCTAAGTACCTAGAAAACTTCTGGGCTCTAGTTAACTGGGAATTCGCAAGCAAGAACTTTGCGTAA